The Vigna angularis cultivar LongXiaoDou No.4 chromosome 6, ASM1680809v1, whole genome shotgun sequence genome contains the following window.
CTAGTCTATTTAACCCATACACTACTCACACAAATGTATTTCCGTACCTAATATATTCACatcttcaaatttaatttaatttaattaattattactgCAGCACAGAACCAATGACCCGTGATTCCCCTACCGTTTTTACGGTCGAGTCATTATTAAGGATTAGTTTGAACCCAAggataaaatggtaaaaaataaaagaaaagaaacaatagtagaaaaaaaaatgaggttttctgagtttagaaaaaatatgaaagaaataataaataatttattaataatttaattgctgtaataaattaaaaaatataaaattatacataaagccttaataaaaatatattaaaaattatccAATAAATCATcaatattgaaataatttatttttgttttttaatatagaaatatatgtgaaaaaaatattaaattaaatttcactgatttttttaatgtttttatgtttgttagtcattttgttatgatatatttaatcactatttattattttagaataaaaaatattttattatattttatttaactcttGTCCATTAACTTCCTTGTTTAATTGAATATATGATTcttatttataagtaaaaattaataaaattaaaatatttataataggtGGCTTTTTTGCTTCAGAAGTTTCAACTTTCTTCATGCTTTTTTTCCACACACCTGCCCTTAAGTACGGAAAAAGTGTTTCTAAAaccataactttattttttatgccTTTAAATAGAGTGAGTGTTTCACTTCTCCTTCATCGACCACTGCATTCCTCCTCTGTTCGCTTCAATTCCCCTGCTCGTCCCTCtcacaaattgaaaataagttCTTCTTTTCCATGGCAACCAGAAAAGACAAAGCCATAGGCATTGACTTGGGAACCACCTATAGCTGCGTGGCAGTGTGGCAACACAACCGCGTCGAGGTGATTCCCAACGACCAAGGCAACCGCACCACCCCTTCCTATGTTGCCTTCAACGACACTCAAAGGTTGTTGGGTGATGCTGCCATGAACCAGCGTTGCATGAATCCGCAAAACACTGTCTTCGACACCAAACGTTTGATCGGACGCAGATTCTCCGAGCAGTCCGTTCAGCAAGACATGAAGCTCTGGCCCTTCAAGGTTGTCCCTGGTTCCAGGGACAAGCCCATGATTTCTGTCACATACAGGGATGAAGAGAAGAACCTTGCAGCAGAAGAAATATCTTCCATGGTGCTGTTTAAGATGAAGGAGGTTGCCGAAGCCTATCTGGGTCACGCGGTGAATCATGCGGTGATCACTGTCCCTGCTTATTTCAGCAACGCGCAGAGACAAGCCACTAAGGATGCTGGGAAAATCGCGGGTTTGAACGTGTTGAGGATCATCAACGAGCCAACCGCAGCAGCTATAGCATACGGGTTAGACAAGAAAGGATGGAGAGAGGGTGAGCAGAACGTGCTTGTGTTTGATCTCGGCGGTGGTACTTTTGACGTTTCATTGGTGACAATTGATGAAGGGATGTTTAAGGTTAAGGCCACGGTGGGAGATACTCATTTGGGTGGTGTGGATTTTGATAACAATTTGGTGGACTATCTTGTGAGCATCTTCAAGAGAAGGTACAAAAAGGATATTGCTGAAAACCCCAAATCTCTTGGAAGGTTGAGGTTAGCGTGCGAGAAGGCCAAGAGGATACTCTCTTCGAGCTCTCAAACAACGATAGAGCTTGATTCTTTATGTGGAGGGGTTGATCTACATGCAATTCTAACAAGGGCGTTGTTCGAGGAATTGAACAAGGAGTTGTTTATGAAGTGTATGGAGACAGTGGAGAAGTGCCTTGTTGAGGCAAGGGTTGACAAAAGCAGAGTCCACGAGTTAGTTCTCGTAGGTGGGTCTACTAGAATTCCAAAAGTACAACAACTTCTGAAGGACATGTTCAGCGTAAATGGCAAAGTTAAAGAGCTTTGCAAAAGCATTAACCCTGATGAGGCAGTGGCGTACGGTGCGGCGGTGCAGGCCGCAATTTTGGGAGGCGAAGGGGACAAGAAGATTGAGGACTTATTGTTACTCGATGTTATGCCTCTTAGTCTTGGAATTGAAACCGGTGGTGGTGACATGTCGGTGTTGATTCCGAAGAACACCATGATCCCCACCAAGAAAGAGAGCGTTTTCTCCACGTTTTCTGATAATCAAACGAGCGTTCTGATTAAAGTTTACGAGG
Protein-coding sequences here:
- the LOC108343473 gene encoding heat shock 70 kDa protein, which translates into the protein MATRKDKAIGIDLGTTYSCVAVWQHNRVEVIPNDQGNRTTPSYVAFNDTQRLLGDAAMNQRCMNPQNTVFDTKRLIGRRFSEQSVQQDMKLWPFKVVPGSRDKPMISVTYRDEEKNLAAEEISSMVLFKMKEVAEAYLGHAVNHAVITVPAYFSNAQRQATKDAGKIAGLNVLRIINEPTAAAIAYGLDKKGWREGEQNVLVFDLGGGTFDVSLVTIDEGMFKVKATVGDTHLGGVDFDNNLVDYLVSIFKRRYKKDIAENPKSLGRLRLACEKAKRILSSSSQTTIELDSLCGGVDLHAILTRALFEELNKELFMKCMETVEKCLVEARVDKSRVHELVLVGGSTRIPKVQQLLKDMFSVNGKVKELCKSINPDEAVAYGAAVQAAILGGEGDKKIEDLLLLDVMPLSLGIETGGGDMSVLIPKNTMIPTKKESVFSTFSDNQTSVLIKVYEGEEAKTEDNFLLGKFELSGFAPSPRGGPQINVGFDVDVDGIVEVTAKDRSTGLKKKITITNKHGRLSSEEMRRMVREAERYKAEDEEAKKKVKAKNLLENYAFEMRDRVKNLEKVVGATIEWLDTNSLAEADEFEYKMKELEERVLKFM